The Quercus robur chromosome 7, dhQueRobu3.1, whole genome shotgun sequence genome has a segment encoding these proteins:
- the LOC126693451 gene encoding protein STRICTOSIDINE SYNTHASE-LIKE 2: MKPKLLLTATIVLLLSLLIAVPVMRIRYSSDETPNNEKSSNNKFWQFEAIPIEGAVGPESFAFDPLGGGPYTGISDGRIIKWDQNQRRWINFAITSPQRDGCEGPHDHDEMEHICGRPLGLGFDTATGDLYIADAYMGLLVVGPDGGMATKVATRIPLGFTNGLDIDHRNGVVYFSDSSSQYQRRNHISLVLSGDKTGRLMKYDPKDKQVTVLLKNLSFPNGVALSENGHYILVADSTNCKIMRYWLETSKAETFEVFAQLPGFPDNIKRSPRGGFWVAIYSRRERILEWMLSYPWIGNALLKLPFNITKAYAYLAKWRASGMAVRLSEQGEVLEIFEEKSGIRWRSISEVKEKDGNLWIGSINMPFVGMYKSNF; this comes from the exons ATGAAGCCAAAGCTGTTATTGACAGCAACCATAGTTTTgctcctctctctcttgattGCTGTACCTGTTATGCGTATCAGATATTCATCTGATGAAACACCCAATAATGAAAAATCTTCCAATAACAAGTTTTGGCAATTTGAAGCTATTCCTATTGAGGGTGCAGTTGGACCAGAGAGCTTTGCTTTTGACCCACTTGGTGGAGGCCCTTATACAGGCATATCAGATGGTCGGATCATCAAATGGGATCAAAATCAACGGCGTTGGATCAATTTCGCCATAACTTCTCCACAGAG AGATGGTTGTGAAGGGCCACACGATCATGATGAAATGGAACACATTTGTGGGCGTCCATTAGGATTGGGCTTCGACACAGCCACAGGTGATCTTTATATCGCTGATGCGTACATGGGCCTATTGGTTGTGGGCCCTGATGGAGGCATGGCCACTAAGGTTGCTACACGTATTCCCTTGGGTTTCACCAATGGTTTGGACATTGATCATCGCAATGGGGTGGTGTATTTTAGTGATAGCAGCTCACAATACCAAAGGAG GAATCACATCTCATTAGTACTAAGTGGGGATAAAACAGGAAGGCTAATGAAATATGACCCAAAAGACAAACAAGTAACTGTTCTTCTTAAAAATCTTTCATTCCCCAATGGTGTAGCATTAAGTGAAAATGGCCACTACATTCTAGTTGCAGACTCCACCAATTGCAAAATCATGAGGTATTGGCTAGAAACATCGAAAGCTGAAACTTTTGAAGTCTTTGCTCAACTCCCAGGGTTTCCAGACAACATCAAGAGAAGTCCTAGGGGAGGATTTTGGGTGGCAATTTATTCAAGAAGAGAAAGGATCTTAGAATGGATGCTTTCCTATCCTTGGATAGGAAATGCTTTGCTTAAGCTTCCTTTTAACATTACGAAAGCTTATGCATATTTAGCTAAGTGGAGGGCAAGTGGAATGGCAGTGAGGTTGAGTGAACAAGGTGAAGTATTggaaatatttgaagaaaaaagtgGAATTAGATGGAGATCTATTTCTGAAGTGAAGGAGAAAGATGGAAACTTATGGATTGGATCAATAAATATGCCTTTTGTAGGCATGTATAAGagtaatttttag